GGACGATGATCTGTTCGGGTATATGCGGGCACCGGGCAAAGGTGAGACGGCGAAAAAGAGTCGGGAGCAGATGAGTTTGCTGGAAGAATCTACGCCGGTGACAGATACAGTTACCCGCGCTTCACCGTTCCGGGTGAGTACACTGGTCTCGATTGCACCGGTCAATCCGACCAGTGATTTTGGTGTGATGTCGCGGCACGAAGGAAATCCGGTGCCTCATGAGCATCAATTCTATCGTACCACGCTGAAAGGTCTCTTCTCGCTTGACCTGTGGGCATGTGGTACCTTCTCGTACCGCAATCGTACTGGTTTTCGCAACCTCGACGATGAGCGGGTGCGTTTGGTGAAGGATGTGGCCGGTGTCGAGCATCTCGAAAGCGAGAAGTCGTACCGCTTGCCGAAGCAAGAGCGCCTGGCCCGCGTAAAAGCCCTCTTTGCCGGGATGGCGCAATTGGAGGGTGGTGCGAAACAAGCCCTACACTACACCGATGTCAGCCCGGCGCTGGTGATCTTTGCCGTTACCACGGGTGGTAATCATGTCTTCCACCATACCGTCGGTGCGCAGCGTAATGGTTTACCAGAGATCAAGATTGACGCTTTACAGGAAGCCCTGCGTGTCTTCGCCGATGGCATCCGTTCGCCGATCTATGTGGGGTGGGTGAAGGGGTATCTCGATGAGGCACGGGCAGCTTTTGAGCAATTTGTTACTCAGCATAATGAAGAAGCTGCGGCGAAAGGTTTGCCACACATCATCCTGAGTCATCCGCGCGAAGCCTTTGCCGCCTTCATTCAGGACTGTGATACACATCCTGAATGGCTGGATTAGGGGGGATTATGCAGGCGCTCAAGATTGTGCTCGAAGCTCTGACAACTTCATTTCGCTATCCTCACTTTATGTTGGGGGTACAGCCGAGCTTTCCATTGCCGCCGCCGGCAACCATTTATGG
This genomic window from Chloroflexus aurantiacus J-10-fl contains:
- the cas7i gene encoding type I-B CRISPR-associated protein Cas7/Cst2/DevR, encoding MAFVTGLFLIDAPASALNNLGSIPGEREENTVGVKVITTKAGNFPYVSAQAFRYWLRTTLERRVPEWRSSPIFREEKIAYTDANPIRYWDDDLFGYMRAPGKGETAKKSREQMSLLEESTPVTDTVTRASPFRVSTLVSIAPVNPTSDFGVMSRHEGNPVPHEHQFYRTTLKGLFSLDLWACGTFSYRNRTGFRNLDDERVRLVKDVAGVEHLESEKSYRLPKQERLARVKALFAGMAQLEGGAKQALHYTDVSPALVIFAVTTGGNHVFHHTVGAQRNGLPEIKIDALQEALRVFADGIRSPIYVGWVKGYLDEARAAFEQFVTQHNEEAAAKGLPHIILSHPREAFAAFIQDCDTHPEWLD